Proteins encoded together in one Drosophila subpulchrella strain 33 F10 #4 breed RU33 unplaced genomic scaffold, RU_Dsub_v1.1 Primary Assembly Seq422, whole genome shotgun sequence window:
- the LOC119562346 gene encoding flocculation protein FLO11-like, giving the protein MASKAIRPRSGLQPGVVQRHERRHAGSKESTHSAATTPSAASPAPLAALSAAQTQQRPAPCSATHVAIRCPQSATSSANNSAGHVVTSHTTSVTRSTQRAAPRPQQRSAPIGRRLLHHQQHPPSATSSAHSSAHSSAHSSAHQQRPAAPSAAPTAPDTWSPATLRAPPGAPNDQHRRSPAALTKRQRERQPQPHRSASAARQQHLPCAQRPVTPLGALTE; this is encoded by the exons ATGGCATCCAAGGCGATCAGACCTAGGAGCGGACTTCAACCCGGAGTGGTACAGCGGCACGAGCGCCGGCATGCCGGATCCAAGGA GAGCACGCACAGCGCGGCAACCACGCCCTCAGCAGCGTCACCCGCGCCGCTAGCCGCGTTATCAGCAGCGCAGACCCAGCAGCGTCCCGCGCCGTGCAGTGCCACCCACGTGGCCATCAGGTGCCCACAGAGCGCCACCAGCAGCGCCAACAACAGCGCCGGACACGTGGTCACCAGCCACACAACGAGCGTCACCAGGAGCACGCAACGAGCGGCCCCGCGCCCTCAGCAGCGTTCAGCGCCCATCGGGCGGCGTCTTTTGCACCATCAGCAGCACCCACCGAGCGCCACCAGCAGCGCCCACAGCAGCGCCCACAGCAGCGCCCATAGCAGCGCCCATCAGCAGCGCCCAGCCGCGCCCTCAGCAGCGCCAACCGCGCCGGATACGTGGTCACCCGCCACGCTACGAGCGCCACCAGGAGCGCCCAACGATCAGCACCGCCGCTCACCAGCCGCACTCACCAAGCGCCAACGGGAGCGCCAGCCGCAACCACATCGGTCAGCCAGTGCCGCACGTCAGCAGCACCTGCCGTGCGCCCAGCGCCCAGTCACGCCACTAGGAGCGCTCACCGAGTGA